The following are encoded together in the Kribbella sp. CA-293567 genome:
- a CDS encoding SCO4402 family protein yields the protein MTVVEYPNMRCDVLDSLAVLSDTEYQRRAWIERQGFKAGGFDNFDYHIDVLYDDTEVLPNPEDSLGTVLLPGDEIERLRAVGAILDQLLDRHGDAGDEVFISDTQWPSVVSAASVALAAMIRAGGLRVVL from the coding sequence ATGACAGTCGTTGAGTACCCGAACATGCGTTGCGACGTGCTGGACTCTCTCGCCGTCCTCTCCGACACGGAGTACCAGCGGCGCGCGTGGATAGAGAGACAAGGGTTCAAGGCAGGGGGGTTCGACAACTTCGACTACCACATTGACGTGCTCTACGACGACACGGAAGTGTTGCCGAACCCAGAGGATTCTCTGGGCACCGTGCTGCTTCCCGGCGACGAGATCGAGCGCCTCCGAGCCGTAGGCGCGATCTTGGACCAACTGCTCGACCGTCACGGTGACGCGGGCGACGAGGTCTTCATCTCAGACACTCAGTGGCCCAGTGTGGTCAGCGCGGCAAGTGTCGCGCTCGCAGCGATGATCCGGGCAGGCGGCCTTCGAGTTGTGCTGTAA
- a CDS encoding Imm32 family immunity protein — protein sequence MRLEWDEDFEIEAEVLGSEIRLTANRAGLISLARQLLTLAQDGVPSGHHLHLTADQEIEGPFDLILERHDSR from the coding sequence ATGCGCCTCGAGTGGGATGAGGATTTCGAGATCGAGGCAGAGGTGCTCGGTTCTGAGATTCGTCTAACGGCAAACCGAGCAGGCCTGATTTCGTTGGCTCGCCAGTTGTTGACCTTGGCACAGGACGGCGTACCAAGTGGCCATCACCTCCACCTGACAGCAGATCAGGAAATCGAAGGTCCTTTCGATCTCATTCTTGAGCGGCATGACAGTCGTTGA
- a CDS encoding phosphotransferase, with the protein MTEDSAFLELLTGGAAGEILAAAVGAGGGELLSWRADQVDHHGGGTTVAYRAEVLRDSVVRSEVFCATAGGALPDGVAILGDDELQVGVWAAAADPLLPGMRAAMNPAAVSALFENCGLGKGEVGLKLLSYRPLRRAVVEATGALGRLYLKVVPPAKVEALHDRHQLLTRAGVPAPKSLGWSDDGLLVLENLPGKNLRSVLRSGGPLPDPSELVRVLDALPAELLDAPRRTSWLERTEYYARSVGNVVPELAASAAELAAKIVAESNSGPIVPVHSDFYEAQVFVDARGSVTGLLDVDTAGPGDRLDDLACLVGHLDVLAQVLPRHASAIGAYSAHCLSTFDRHVDPRQLRLRVASVVLSLATGPHRVQEAGWRQATRERLLLAESWVEAADRVNRSRRLQEEGIHHVSNA; encoded by the coding sequence ATGACAGAAGACAGCGCGTTCCTGGAGCTCCTCACCGGTGGGGCGGCCGGTGAGATTCTGGCGGCGGCTGTTGGGGCCGGCGGCGGGGAGTTGCTCAGCTGGCGGGCCGACCAGGTCGACCACCACGGTGGCGGTACGACGGTTGCCTACCGCGCGGAGGTTCTGCGCGACTCGGTAGTGCGGTCTGAGGTCTTCTGCGCGACTGCTGGTGGAGCGCTGCCGGACGGTGTCGCAATCCTTGGTGACGATGAGCTGCAGGTAGGAGTCTGGGCCGCTGCGGCCGATCCGTTGCTTCCCGGGATGCGGGCGGCGATGAACCCTGCCGCTGTCTCGGCGCTCTTCGAGAACTGCGGGCTCGGCAAGGGTGAGGTCGGCCTCAAGCTGCTGTCTTATCGACCGTTGCGACGGGCTGTTGTCGAGGCCACTGGAGCGCTGGGACGCCTTTATCTGAAGGTGGTTCCGCCCGCCAAGGTCGAGGCGCTGCATGATCGTCACCAGCTGCTGACGCGCGCCGGGGTACCGGCTCCGAAGAGTCTTGGCTGGAGCGACGACGGGCTGCTGGTACTGGAGAATCTGCCCGGCAAGAACCTCCGATCGGTACTGCGCTCAGGCGGGCCGCTGCCGGATCCGTCGGAACTGGTGCGAGTGCTCGACGCGCTTCCGGCCGAGCTGCTCGACGCCCCTCGCCGTACGTCCTGGCTGGAGCGGACCGAGTACTACGCCCGCTCGGTCGGCAACGTCGTACCGGAGCTGGCCGCGTCGGCTGCAGAGCTCGCCGCCAAGATCGTTGCGGAAAGCAACAGTGGCCCGATCGTCCCGGTGCACAGCGACTTCTACGAGGCGCAGGTTTTCGTGGACGCGCGGGGCTCGGTGACCGGGCTGCTCGACGTCGACACGGCCGGACCGGGTGATCGCCTCGATGACCTCGCCTGCCTGGTCGGTCACCTGGACGTTCTCGCGCAGGTGCTGCCGCGGCATGCGTCCGCGATCGGCGCCTACTCCGCGCACTGTCTTTCCACCTTCGACCGGCACGTCGATCCGCGCCAGCTCCGGCTGCGGGTCGCGTCGGTCGTCCTTTCACTCGCCACCGGCCCGCACCGCGTGCAGGAAGCCGGCTGGCGGCAAGCAACCCGGGAACGACTCCTCCTGGCCGAGAGCTGGGTCGAGGCCGCAGACCGGGTCAACCGGAGCCGACGGCTCCAAGAAGAAGGGATTCACCATGTCAGCAACGCGTAA
- a CDS encoding NAD(P)H-quinone dehydrogenase has translation MARVVIIGGGPGGYEAASAAAQLGAEVTVVDSDGIGGSAVLTDCVPSKTLIATAEVMTEVEEAGQLGLRVEDGDDDPANSVRVDLSVVNQRVKALATAQSEGIRRRLIDDKIRVINGRGRLDGPETVVVGDERLDADVVLIATGARPRILKGSEPDGERILTWEQVYELEELPERLIVVGSGVTGAEFASAYDALGSDVVLVSSRDRVLPGEDKDAAEVLEDVFKRRGMTVLGKSRAESVRRQGDGVVVTLTDGRTVEGSHALLAVGSLPNTEEMGLVESGVSLGDGGFVTVDRVSRTTARGVYAAGDCTGVLMLASVAAMQGRIAMSHALGDAVAPLNQSTVSSNVFTAPEIATVGVTQAALDAGGSTAMMVKVPLADNARAKMQGVRDGFVKLFCLPNTGIIVGGVVVAPRASELIHPISLAVATRLTVDQMAQSFTVYPSVSGSIAEAARRLHLRS, from the coding sequence GTGGCGCGAGTTGTGATTATCGGTGGCGGTCCAGGCGGTTACGAAGCGGCGAGTGCGGCCGCCCAACTAGGGGCGGAGGTGACAGTTGTCGACTCCGACGGGATCGGTGGTTCCGCCGTGCTCACGGACTGCGTTCCGAGCAAGACGCTGATCGCCACGGCGGAGGTGATGACAGAAGTCGAGGAGGCCGGCCAGCTCGGTCTGCGGGTGGAGGACGGCGACGACGACCCGGCGAACTCGGTGCGGGTCGACCTCTCCGTGGTCAACCAGCGCGTCAAGGCGCTGGCGACGGCCCAGTCGGAGGGAATCCGGCGGCGGCTGATCGACGACAAGATCCGGGTGATCAACGGCCGCGGCCGGCTCGACGGGCCGGAGACCGTAGTCGTCGGCGACGAGCGGCTGGACGCCGACGTGGTGCTGATCGCCACCGGGGCAAGGCCGCGCATCCTCAAGGGGTCCGAGCCGGACGGTGAGCGGATCCTGACCTGGGAACAGGTCTACGAACTCGAGGAGCTGCCCGAACGGCTGATCGTGGTCGGGTCCGGGGTCACCGGTGCCGAATTCGCCAGCGCGTACGACGCGCTGGGCAGCGACGTGGTGCTGGTCTCGTCCCGGGACCGGGTGCTGCCGGGCGAGGACAAGGACGCCGCCGAGGTGCTGGAGGACGTCTTCAAGCGCCGCGGCATGACGGTGCTGGGCAAGTCCCGCGCCGAGTCGGTGCGGCGGCAGGGCGACGGCGTCGTGGTGACGCTGACCGACGGCCGGACGGTCGAGGGTTCGCACGCGCTGCTCGCGGTCGGATCGCTGCCGAACACCGAGGAGATGGGGCTCGTCGAGTCGGGCGTGTCGCTGGGCGACGGCGGATTCGTCACCGTCGACCGGGTGTCCCGTACGACGGCCCGCGGGGTCTACGCCGCGGGCGACTGCACCGGCGTACTGATGCTGGCCTCGGTGGCCGCCATGCAGGGCCGGATCGCGATGTCCCACGCGCTCGGCGACGCGGTGGCGCCGCTGAACCAGTCGACGGTCTCCTCGAACGTCTTCACCGCCCCCGAGATCGCCACGGTCGGCGTGACCCAGGCGGCGCTGGACGCGGGCGGCAGCACCGCGATGATGGTCAAGGTGCCGCTCGCCGACAACGCGCGGGCGAAGATGCAGGGCGTCCGGGACGGCTTCGTCAAGCTCTTCTGCCTGCCGAACACCGGCATCATCGTCGGCGGCGTGGTGGTCGCGCCCCGCGCGAGCGAGCTGATCCACCCGATCTCGCTGGCCGTTGCCACCCGTCTCACGGTCGACCAGATGGCTCAGTCCTTCACCGTCTACCCGTCGGTCTCCGGCTCCATAGCCGAAGCCGCCCGTCGGCTCCACCTGCGGTCTTGA
- a CDS encoding gamma-glutamylcyclotransferase produces the protein MTLYAAFASNLDPNLMSERCPYSPLRGTGWIVGWRLTFGGEELGWEGSMATVVEDPSDPTNQVFVALYDVSPVDLERLDEWEFIDQGVYRKLQVRVQTLDGEQLAWMYVLNAYEGGLPSARYLGILAEAAEAAGAPDDYVADLRARPCQSSGH, from the coding sequence GTGACCCTGTACGCCGCGTTTGCGTCGAATCTGGACCCGAACTTGATGTCCGAGCGGTGCCCGTACTCCCCCCTGCGCGGGACCGGGTGGATCGTCGGCTGGCGCCTCACCTTCGGGGGTGAGGAACTCGGCTGGGAGGGCTCGATGGCGACCGTCGTCGAGGATCCCAGCGACCCGACCAACCAGGTCTTCGTCGCCTTGTACGACGTCAGCCCGGTCGACCTCGAGCGCCTGGACGAGTGGGAGTTCATCGACCAGGGTGTCTACCGCAAGCTTCAGGTCCGGGTGCAGACCCTGGACGGCGAGCAGCTCGCCTGGATGTACGTCCTGAACGCCTACGAGGGAGGTCTGCCCTCCGCGCGCTACCTGGGCATCCTCGCCGAGGCGGCCGAGGCGGCGGGCGCTCCGGACGACTACGTGGCGGACCTCCGGGCCCGTCCGTGCCAGAGCTCGGGTCATTGA
- a CDS encoding phospho-sugar mutase, protein MVTVNDAALPRLAAQAWLAEDPDPDTRAELQALLDAGPEADAELADRFAGTLEFGTAGLRGAVGAGSNRMNRVVVIRAAAGLAAYLKANGLTDGPVLIGYDARHKSDVFAQDTAAVIRGAGLDAVLLDRPAPTPVVAFGIRHLKAVAGVVVTASHNPPQDNGYKVYLGDGSQIVPPADREIAAAIEAVGPLASVPRGDDWQVAGDDLLNAYLDRIATLVPADAPRELKVAYTPLHGVGRLLVEAAVQRAGFAVPAVVASQADPDPDFPTVAFPNPEEPGAIDAALELARSVEADIAVANDPDADRCAVAVPDAGAEGGWRMLRGDELGALLGEFLLSSRPAGVAACSIVSSSLLGKIAAAYDVGYVDTLTGFKWIGRVPDLVFGYEEALGYCVDPGAVKDKDGVSTLVRVLQLAAAAKADGRTLLDLLDDLAKKYGLHATDQLAARVDDLSLIAAAMDRLRATPPTSLGGHAVERVEDLSEGSEALPPTDGLRYSLSAGARVVVRPSGTEPKIKCYLEVVIPVTGDDVPSARAQAAVELAAIKKDLAIAAGI, encoded by the coding sequence GTGGTGACCGTCAACGATGCCGCTCTGCCCCGTCTTGCCGCCCAGGCCTGGCTGGCCGAGGACCCTGATCCCGACACGCGCGCCGAGCTGCAGGCCCTGCTGGACGCCGGCCCGGAGGCCGACGCCGAACTGGCCGACCGCTTCGCCGGCACCCTCGAATTCGGTACGGCGGGCCTGCGTGGCGCCGTCGGCGCCGGGTCGAACCGGATGAACCGGGTGGTCGTCATCCGCGCCGCGGCCGGGCTGGCGGCGTACCTGAAGGCCAATGGGCTCACCGACGGTCCGGTCCTGATCGGGTACGACGCCCGGCACAAGTCCGACGTCTTCGCGCAGGACACCGCCGCGGTGATCCGAGGCGCGGGACTGGATGCCGTCCTGCTCGACCGGCCGGCGCCGACGCCGGTGGTCGCGTTCGGGATCCGGCACCTGAAAGCGGTTGCCGGAGTGGTCGTCACGGCGTCGCACAACCCGCCGCAGGACAACGGATACAAGGTCTATCTCGGGGACGGCTCGCAGATCGTGCCGCCGGCCGACCGCGAGATCGCTGCTGCCATCGAGGCCGTCGGGCCGTTGGCATCGGTACCGCGTGGCGACGACTGGCAGGTGGCCGGTGACGACCTGCTGAATGCTTATCTCGACCGGATCGCGACTCTGGTGCCCGCGGATGCTCCCCGGGAGCTGAAGGTGGCCTACACGCCGCTGCACGGCGTCGGGCGGCTGCTGGTCGAGGCCGCGGTGCAACGCGCGGGCTTCGCCGTACCGGCTGTGGTGGCGTCGCAGGCTGATCCGGACCCGGACTTTCCGACCGTGGCGTTCCCGAATCCGGAGGAGCCGGGGGCGATCGACGCGGCGCTGGAGTTGGCGCGGTCCGTCGAGGCCGACATCGCGGTGGCCAACGACCCGGATGCGGATCGGTGTGCGGTCGCGGTACCGGATGCTGGTGCCGAGGGTGGCTGGCGGATGCTGCGCGGGGACGAGCTGGGGGCCCTGCTCGGTGAGTTCCTGCTGTCGTCGCGACCGGCTGGGGTGGCGGCATGCTCGATCGTGTCGTCGTCGCTGCTGGGAAAGATCGCGGCGGCGTACGACGTCGGGTACGTCGACACGCTGACCGGGTTCAAATGGATCGGGCGCGTGCCTGACTTGGTCTTCGGCTACGAGGAGGCACTCGGGTACTGCGTCGACCCGGGCGCGGTGAAGGACAAGGACGGTGTGTCGACGCTGGTCCGCGTGCTGCAACTCGCTGCTGCTGCCAAGGCGGACGGGCGCACGCTGCTGGATCTGCTCGACGACCTGGCGAAGAAGTACGGCCTGCACGCCACCGACCAACTGGCCGCACGGGTCGACGACCTGAGCTTGATCGCCGCGGCGATGGACCGGCTCCGCGCCACTCCCCCGACGTCGCTGGGCGGACATGCGGTCGAGCGCGTCGAGGACCTCAGTGAGGGTTCCGAGGCGCTGCCGCCGACCGACGGTCTGCGCTACTCACTGTCGGCCGGTGCTCGGGTGGTGGTTCGGCCGTCGGGCACGGAGCCGAAGATCAAGTGCTATCTGGAGGTTGTCATCCCGGTAACCGGGGATGACGTCCCGAGCGCGCGCGCCCAGGCCGCTGTCGAGCTGGCCGCTATCAAGAAAGATCTCGCCATCGCAGCCGGAATCTGA
- a CDS encoding neutral zinc metallopeptidase codes for MVNLSSKKRVLAGVAAVAGFAALAMPVQAAQATGGVPPQIPAAELGKSAASQAKIQGTQATTLASSNTNIVRYNKLYKTGALQASKCKEVNVSLRTAAGVKAYDQQLLNCMWAAWAPTLKASGANYSIKPVLVVYSASKVATHCGTVSYPTSYFCGYGNQSHIYIPWAYIAGFWKQSPTYARAYATNTLAHEYGHHVQYRTGILSASWSRQYAFKTTAAKLEESRRRELQASCLGSAMLGANKKYYPLSGGLYTQWKYLVEHSGDVKGYPRDHGSFANHGWWSHAGFYAASSKTYASRCNTFNSAASRVA; via the coding sequence ATGGTCAACCTCTCCAGCAAGAAGCGCGTCCTGGCCGGCGTCGCCGCCGTGGCCGGATTCGCAGCGCTGGCAATGCCGGTTCAGGCAGCGCAGGCGACTGGTGGCGTCCCGCCGCAGATCCCCGCCGCCGAACTGGGCAAGTCCGCCGCGTCCCAGGCGAAGATCCAGGGCACCCAGGCCACCACCCTGGCGAGCTCGAACACGAACATCGTTCGCTACAACAAGCTCTACAAGACCGGCGCGCTGCAGGCGTCGAAGTGCAAGGAGGTCAACGTCTCCCTGCGCACCGCGGCCGGCGTCAAGGCCTACGACCAGCAGTTGCTGAACTGCATGTGGGCAGCGTGGGCGCCGACCCTGAAGGCCTCCGGCGCCAACTACTCGATCAAGCCGGTCCTCGTCGTCTACTCCGCCAGCAAGGTCGCCACCCACTGCGGCACGGTCAGCTACCCGACCTCGTACTTCTGTGGCTACGGCAACCAGTCGCACATCTACATCCCGTGGGCCTACATCGCGGGCTTCTGGAAGCAGAGCCCGACCTACGCCCGCGCCTACGCCACCAACACGCTGGCTCACGAGTACGGGCACCACGTGCAGTACCGGACCGGCATCCTGTCGGCGTCCTGGTCGCGTCAGTACGCGTTCAAGACCACTGCCGCGAAGCTCGAGGAGAGCCGTCGCCGTGAGCTGCAGGCCTCCTGCCTCGGTTCGGCGATGCTCGGCGCCAACAAGAAGTACTACCCGCTGTCCGGCGGCCTCTACACCCAGTGGAAGTACCTGGTCGAGCACTCCGGTGACGTCAAGGGCTACCCGCGTGACCACGGCTCGTTCGCCAACCACGGCTGGTGGTCGCACGCCGGCTTCTACGCGGCCAGCAGCAAGACCTACGCGAGCCGCTGCAACACCTTCAACTCGGCCGCGAGCCGGGTCGCCTGA
- a CDS encoding PH domain-containing protein, translating into MNSKSMENEQYLSQSNRITAVLVLVIGVAGLVDIVVEWRTLGGLVAACLIGLLMVAAYVGLFRPSVTLRPQNLLIRNHLRDHVVPWNLITETDVTDILRVHTETGKLRCPGVQLVMRDMRKSRVGGRKLKAENSMSRADFVVDRIDHHVNLYGGTGAEDAKIVTTWARPELALAAVLAVTALIAQLLR; encoded by the coding sequence GTGAATTCGAAGTCGATGGAGAACGAGCAGTACCTGTCCCAGTCGAACCGGATCACCGCGGTCCTCGTGCTGGTGATCGGGGTGGCCGGGCTGGTGGACATCGTGGTGGAGTGGCGCACGCTCGGCGGGCTGGTGGCAGCCTGCCTGATCGGTCTGCTGATGGTCGCGGCGTACGTCGGCCTGTTCCGTCCGTCGGTCACGCTCCGCCCGCAGAACCTGCTGATCCGTAACCATCTGCGCGACCACGTCGTGCCGTGGAACCTGATCACCGAGACCGACGTGACCGACATCCTGCGGGTGCACACCGAGACCGGCAAGCTGCGCTGCCCGGGCGTCCAGCTGGTGATGCGCGACATGCGCAAGTCCCGCGTCGGCGGCCGCAAGCTCAAGGCGGAGAACTCGATGTCCCGCGCCGACTTCGTCGTCGACCGGATCGACCACCACGTCAACCTGTACGGCGGAACGGGCGCCGAGGACGCGAAGATCGTCACCACCTGGGCCCGCCCCGAGCTCGCCCTCGCCGCAGTACTCGCCGTGACCGCTCTGATCGCCCAGCTGCTCCGCTGA
- the deoC gene encoding deoxyribose-phosphate aldolase: MTTTDTGVDSLADVTSSEDRLRRFLLGLPGVDQVGAEARAATLSTRSIKTTAKAYALDLAIQMIDLTTLEGSDTPGKVRALCAKAKRPDPADPTAPQVAAVCVYPDLVATAKFELRGSGINVASVATAFPSGRSSLAIKVQDTKDAVASGADEVDMVIDRGAFLSGRYGLVFDEIAAIREAAGDAHLKVILETGELVTYDNVRRASWLAMLAGADFIKTSTGKVSPAATLPVTLVMLEAVRDYHETTGLHIGVKPAGGIRTAKDAIKYLVTVNETAGPDWLDPELFRFGASSLLNDLLMQRTKLATGHYPGPDYFTLD, from the coding sequence GTGACCACTACCGACACTGGCGTCGACAGTCTCGCCGACGTGACCTCGTCCGAGGACCGGCTGCGCCGGTTCCTGCTGGGCCTGCCGGGCGTCGACCAGGTCGGCGCCGAAGCCCGGGCCGCCACCCTGAGCACCCGGTCGATCAAGACCACCGCCAAGGCGTACGCGCTCGATCTGGCCATCCAGATGATCGACCTGACCACGCTGGAGGGCTCGGACACCCCGGGCAAGGTGCGGGCACTGTGCGCGAAGGCCAAGCGCCCCGACCCGGCCGACCCGACCGCGCCCCAGGTGGCAGCGGTCTGTGTCTATCCCGACCTGGTGGCCACGGCGAAGTTCGAGCTGCGCGGCAGCGGGATCAACGTGGCCAGTGTCGCTACCGCCTTCCCCAGCGGGCGTTCCAGCCTCGCGATCAAGGTGCAGGACACCAAGGACGCGGTCGCCTCCGGTGCCGACGAGGTCGACATGGTGATCGACCGCGGTGCCTTCCTGTCCGGCCGGTACGGGCTGGTCTTCGACGAGATCGCCGCGATCCGCGAGGCCGCCGGCGACGCGCACCTGAAGGTCATCCTGGAGACCGGCGAGCTGGTCACCTACGACAACGTCCGGCGCGCGTCCTGGCTGGCGATGCTGGCCGGCGCGGACTTCATCAAGACCTCCACCGGCAAGGTCTCCCCCGCGGCGACGCTGCCGGTGACGCTGGTGATGCTGGAGGCGGTCCGCGACTACCACGAGACGACCGGGCTGCACATCGGCGTCAAGCCGGCCGGCGGCATCCGGACGGCCAAGGACGCGATCAAGTACCTGGTCACCGTCAACGAGACGGCCGGCCCCGACTGGCTGGACCCGGAGCTGTTCCGCTTCGGCGCTTCCAGCCTGCTGAACGACCTGCTGATGCAGCGCACCAAGCTGGCCACCGGGCACTACCCCGGCCCCGACTACTTCACGCTGGACTGA
- a CDS encoding aldehyde dehydrogenase family protein produces the protein MSRFEYAPAPESRAIVDIRSSYGLFINGAFSEATDGKPFKTVSPASEEVLAEVSEAGPADVDRAVKAARKAYEKVWGPMPGRDRAKYLYRIARLIQERSRELAVLESLDNGKPIRESRDVDLPLVAAHFFYYAGWADKLEYAGAGADPRPLGVAAQVIPWNFPLMMLAWKIAPALAAGNTVVLKPAETTPLTALAFAEICQQAELPPGVVNIVTGAGRTGQALVEHPDVDKVAFTGSTAVGRSIAKSIAGTDKKLTLELGGKAANIVFEDAPIDQTIEGIVNGIFFNQGHVCCAGSRLLVQESVYDEVLARLKRRMSSLRVGDPLDKNTDIGAINSAEQLARIRELSQIGEDEGSERWSPECELPTQGFWFPPTVFTGVSQAHRIAREEIFGPVLSVLTFRTPAEAVEKANNTPFGLSAGVWTEKGSRILWMANQLRAGVVWANTFNRFDPTSPFGGYKESGYGREGGRHGLEAYLAH, from the coding sequence ATGAGCAGATTCGAGTACGCACCGGCGCCGGAATCCCGCGCGATCGTCGACATCAGGTCGTCGTACGGGTTGTTCATCAACGGCGCCTTCTCCGAGGCGACCGACGGCAAGCCGTTCAAGACGGTCAGCCCCGCCTCGGAGGAGGTGCTGGCCGAGGTCAGTGAGGCCGGTCCGGCCGACGTCGACCGCGCCGTCAAGGCCGCCCGCAAGGCCTACGAGAAGGTCTGGGGCCCGATGCCCGGCCGGGACCGCGCGAAGTACCTGTACCGGATCGCCCGGCTGATCCAGGAGCGGTCGCGCGAGCTGGCCGTGCTGGAGTCGCTGGACAACGGCAAGCCGATCCGTGAGTCGCGCGACGTCGACCTGCCGCTGGTCGCCGCGCACTTCTTCTACTACGCGGGCTGGGCCGACAAGCTCGAGTACGCCGGGGCCGGCGCCGACCCGCGTCCGCTCGGCGTCGCCGCGCAGGTGATCCCGTGGAACTTCCCGCTGATGATGCTCGCGTGGAAGATCGCGCCGGCCCTCGCGGCCGGCAACACCGTGGTGCTGAAGCCGGCCGAGACCACCCCGCTGACCGCCCTCGCGTTCGCGGAGATCTGCCAGCAGGCCGAGCTGCCGCCGGGCGTCGTCAACATCGTCACCGGCGCCGGCCGCACCGGGCAGGCGCTGGTCGAGCACCCGGACGTCGACAAGGTCGCCTTCACCGGGTCGACCGCCGTCGGCCGTTCGATCGCCAAGTCGATCGCGGGCACCGACAAGAAGCTGACTCTGGAGCTCGGTGGCAAGGCCGCCAACATCGTCTTCGAGGACGCCCCGATCGACCAGACCATCGAGGGCATCGTCAACGGCATCTTCTTCAACCAGGGCCACGTCTGCTGCGCCGGTTCGCGGCTGCTGGTCCAGGAGAGCGTGTACGACGAGGTCCTGGCCCGGCTGAAGCGCCGGATGTCGTCGCTGCGCGTCGGTGACCCGTTGGACAAGAACACCGACATCGGCGCGATCAACTCCGCCGAGCAACTGGCCCGGATCCGGGAGCTCTCCCAGATCGGCGAGGACGAGGGTTCCGAGCGCTGGTCGCCGGAGTGCGAGCTGCCCACGCAGGGATTCTGGTTCCCGCCGACCGTCTTCACCGGCGTCTCCCAGGCGCACCGGATCGCCCGCGAGGAGATCTTCGGGCCGGTGCTGTCGGTGCTCACCTTCCGCACCCCGGCCGAGGCGGTCGAGAAGGCGAACAACACGCCCTTCGGCCTGTCCGCAGGCGTCTGGACCGAGAAGGGCTCGCGAATCCTCTGGATGGCGAACCAGCTCCGGGCCGGCGTCGTCTGGGCCAACACGTTCAACCGCTTCGACCCGACCTCGCCCTTCGGCGGTTACAAGGAGTCGGGTTACGGCCGCGAGGGCGGCCGCCATGGTCTGGAGGCCTACCTTGCCCACTGA
- a CDS encoding aldehyde dehydrogenase family protein produces MPTDSSRLDVRKTYKLYVGGAFPRSESGRTYVVSNAKGKFLANASQASRKDARDAVVAARKAFGGWSARTAYNRGQVLYRIAEVMEGRHDQFSAEVAASEGLSISKARAVVDASIDRWVWYAGWADKLAQVVGSSNPVAGPYFDFSLPEATGVVAVLAPQDSSLLGPTSVIAPAIVSGNTVVAVTSFERPLPAVTLGEVMATSDVPGGVVNILTGSATEIGPWLASHSDVNAIDLAGITDAAEATALEAASAENLKRVRRPAVEDWTESPGLSRLTQYLELKTVWHPIGL; encoded by the coding sequence TTGCCCACTGACAGCAGCCGCCTCGACGTGCGCAAGACCTACAAACTGTACGTCGGCGGCGCCTTTCCCCGCAGCGAGTCCGGCCGGACGTACGTGGTGTCCAACGCCAAGGGCAAGTTCCTGGCGAACGCCTCCCAGGCGTCCCGCAAGGACGCTCGCGACGCGGTCGTCGCCGCGCGCAAGGCGTTCGGCGGCTGGTCGGCGCGCACGGCGTACAACCGTGGTCAGGTGCTCTACCGGATCGCCGAGGTGATGGAGGGCCGGCACGACCAGTTCAGCGCCGAGGTCGCCGCCTCCGAGGGACTGTCGATCAGCAAGGCGCGCGCGGTCGTCGACGCCTCGATCGACCGCTGGGTCTGGTACGCCGGCTGGGCCGACAAGCTGGCCCAGGTGGTCGGCTCCAGCAACCCGGTGGCCGGCCCGTACTTCGACTTCTCGTTGCCTGAGGCAACTGGCGTGGTCGCGGTGCTGGCGCCGCAGGACTCCAGCCTGCTCGGCCCGACCAGCGTGATCGCGCCGGCGATCGTGTCCGGCAACACGGTGGTGGCGGTCACGTCGTTCGAGCGGCCGCTGCCCGCGGTGACACTGGGCGAGGTGATGGCGACCTCCGACGTACCGGGTGGGGTGGTCAACATCCTGACCGGCTCGGCCACCGAGATCGGCCCCTGGCTGGCCTCGCACTCCGACGTCAACGCGATCGACCTGGCCGGTATCACCGATGCCGCCGAGGCGACCGCGCTCGAAGCCGCCTCGGCGGAGAACCTCAAGCGGGTCCGCCGCCCTGCCGTCGAGGACTGGACCGAGTCTCCGGGCCTGTCCCGGCTCACGCAGTACCTCGAACTGAAGACCGTCTGGCACCCGATCGGGCTGTGA
- a CDS encoding putative glycolipid-binding domain-containing protein, which produces MVLWSGDGAWTAEAAQLELRSDGAGHWQCTTSVDGEAYQSSESGVRFISLDGDFVADLQLDTDGLIVNYPGIAKRVG; this is translated from the coding sequence ATGGTGCTGTGGAGCGGTGACGGCGCCTGGACGGCGGAGGCAGCTCAGCTCGAGCTGCGGTCGGACGGCGCCGGTCATTGGCAGTGCACCACGTCCGTCGACGGCGAGGCCTATCAGTCATCGGAGTCCGGGGTGCGATTCATCAGCCTGGACGGTGATTTCGTCGCCGACCTCCAGCTCGACACCGACGGCCTGATCGTCAACTACCCGGGCATCGCAAAACGCGTGGGCTGA